One window of the Staphylococcus equorum genome contains the following:
- a CDS encoding PTS sugar transporter subunit IIA, which translates to MSELFSNENIFINQSMKDQNEAIEKAGQALVSSGAVTEAYIQAMKDREQVVTTFMGNGLAIPHGTDEAKTSVLKSGLTLIQIPEGVDWDGEEVKVVVGIAGKDGEHLDLLSKIAITFSEEENVERIVKASSAEEIKQVFEEADA; encoded by the coding sequence ATGAGCGAATTATTCAGTAATGAAAACATTTTTATTAACCAATCAATGAAAGACCAAAACGAAGCAATTGAAAAAGCGGGACAAGCCTTAGTTTCAAGTGGTGCCGTGACAGAAGCATATATTCAAGCAATGAAAGACCGTGAACAAGTCGTTACGACTTTCATGGGTAACGGCTTAGCAATTCCACATGGTACTGACGAAGCTAAAACAAGTGTCTTAAAATCAGGATTAACATTAATTCAAATCCCTGAAGGTGTCGATTGGGACGGTGAAGAAGTTAAAGTCGTTGTCGGAATTGCAGGTAAAGACGGTGAACATTTAGATTTACTTTCTAAAATTGCAATTACGTTTAGTGAAGAAGAAAATGTTGAGCGTATTGTTAAAGCTTCATCTGCAGAAGAAATTAAACAAGTCTTTGAGGAGGCTGACGCATAA